In the genome of Tropicibacter oceani, one region contains:
- a CDS encoding HAD-IA family hydrolase, with amino-acid sequence MRCVIFDLDGTLADTSGDLIAAANHCFEAMGQDVRLDPARDAGIALRGGRAMLTAGLTRAGQLSDDLLDRWYPELLDAYGAALDVHTRLYPGAIEAVEALRAGGYAVGVCTNKPERLAEALLQSLGVRGLFGSMIGADTLPTRKPDVAPYWAAVDRCGGRREASLIVGDSDTDRNTAAAAGVPAILVTFAPGGQAVRDLRPEGVIEHFDELGGEVARLIG; translated from the coding sequence ATGCGCTGCGTGATTTTCGATCTGGACGGAACGCTTGCAGATACCAGCGGCGATCTGATTGCCGCCGCCAACCATTGCTTTGAGGCGATGGGACAGGACGTGCGGCTGGATCCGGCGCGCGATGCCGGCATCGCGCTGCGCGGCGGGCGGGCAATGCTGACCGCCGGACTGACGCGGGCCGGACAGCTGAGCGACGATCTGCTGGACCGATGGTATCCCGAGTTGCTGGACGCCTATGGCGCGGCTTTGGATGTGCACACACGGCTGTACCCCGGCGCAATCGAGGCTGTCGAGGCGCTGCGCGCGGGCGGCTATGCGGTCGGGGTTTGCACCAACAAACCCGAGCGGCTGGCCGAGGCCTTGTTGCAAAGTCTTGGGGTGCGCGGGCTGTTCGGGTCGATGATCGGGGCGGATACGCTGCCGACGCGCAAGCCGGACGTGGCGCCCTATTGGGCGGCGGTGGATCGCTGCGGCGGGCGGCGCGAGGCGTCCTTGATCGTCGGGGACAGCGACACCGACCGCAATACCGCCGCGGCGGCCGGGGTGCCCGCGATTCTGGTGACCTTTGCGCCGGGCGGGCAGGCCGTGCGCGATCTGCGCCCCGAAGGGGTGATCGAGCATTTCGACGAGTTGGGCGGCGAGGTTGCGCGCCTGATCGGCTGA